From the genome of Vulpes lagopus strain Blue_001 chromosome 2, ASM1834538v1, whole genome shotgun sequence, one region includes:
- the LOC121476874 gene encoding LOW QUALITY PROTEIN: tropomyosin alpha-3 chain-like (The sequence of the model RefSeq protein was modified relative to this genomic sequence to represent the inferred CDS: inserted 2 bases in 1 codon) yields MGFGLYPGKDKEALKDSTQGVAGIRFRMITLAVAIRAVGCSQSKTESNSERRLQRRASGGGKNQRARRAWRRRRSARSGSQQQAEDAEARAPAAGSGAGEGGGRPGREQAEAEAEAEAEAEAEAEAEAASLNRRIQLVEEELDRAQEPLATALQKLEEAEKAADESERGVKVIENRALKDEEKVELQEIRLKEAKHLAEEAAGTYEEVARKLVITEGDLDRTEERAVXRGREMDEPIRLMDQNLKCLSAAAEKYSQKEDKYEEETEILRDNKLKEAEPRAEFAERSVAKLEKTIEDLEDKLKGTKEEHLCTQRMLDQTLLDLNEM; encoded by the exons ATGGGgtttggactttatcctgggAAGGACAAGGAGGCATTGAAGGATTCCACTCAAGGAGTGGCAGGGATCAGATTTAGAATGATTACCCTGGCTGTAGCCATAAGAGCAGTTGGCTGTAGCCAGAGCAAGACTGAGTCA aattcgGAGAGGCGGCTGCAGCGCCGAGCGAGCGGGGGAGGCAAGAACCAGCGCGCGAGGCGGGCCTGGCGGAGGCGGCGAAGCGCCAGATCAGGTTCCCAGCAGCAAGCGGAGGACGCAGAGGCCCGAGCGCCCGCAGCCGGGAGTGGAGCGGGAGAGGGGGGCGGGCGGCCCGGCCGGGagcaggctgaggctgaggctgaggctgaggctgaggctgaggctgaggctgaggctgaggcggCCTCCTTGAACCGTCGGATCCAGCTGGTTGAAGAGGAGCTGGACCGcgcccaggagcccctggccaCTGCCCTGCAAAAGCTGGAGGAAGCGGAGAAAGCTGCTGATGAGAGTGAGAGAGGTGTGAAGGTTATTGAGAACCGAGCcttgaaagatgaagaaaaggtgGAACTCCAGGAAATCCGACTCAAAGAGGCCAAGCACCTTGCAGAAGAGGCAGCCGGGACGTATGAAGAGGTGGCTAGGAAGTTGGTGATCACTGAGGGGGACTTGGACCGCACAGAGGAGCGAGCTGT CCGTGGCCGGGAGATGGATGAGCCCATCAGGCTGATGGACCAGAACCTGAAGTGTCTGAGTGCTGCTGCGGAAAAGTACTCTcaaaaggaagacaaatatgaggaagagacagagattCTCAGGGATAATAAACTCAAGGAGGCAGAGCCCCGCGCTGAGTTTGCTGAGAGATCGGTAGCCAAGCTGGAGAAGACAATTGAGGATTTGGAAGACAAGCTGAAAGGCACCAAAGAGGAGCACCTGTGTACACAAAGGATGCTGGACCAGACTCTCCTTGACCTGAATGAGATGTAG